ttaaaatattaatatttacccacaaaatagtaaatttaaaaattaagggtgttacattACATAATACATGAATTGCAAGTTCAGtaaaggccaaactagtgataggaAAAGAGtttgtttggatggagtggtactgtcctaaagtaatcactttaaatatcttggatcagtccttcaagtagatgagagatgtgaagaaaatgttagtcataggattaaagccagatggctgaagtggagacgtgcgaCGGGAAttttatgtgattgcaagatccccaataagttgaaaggaaaattttaccatacagccatatGATTGGCCATGTTATATGATAGTGAATATTGAACACTGAAAGTgtcatatgtgtctaagataagagttgcagagataagaatgttaaggtggataagtCGTACGTGTCTAAAATAAGAGTTACAGAGATTAaaatgttaaggtgaatgagtgaccatactagactaaataaaatttataatgagAGTGTTAAAGAAAAGGTAGAAGTGATGTCAATTGATGATAAATTGaaagaagagagattgaggtggtttgatcataTGAAGTATAGACATACtaaggctctagttagacaagtagagcacattagattagatgatagaaagaaaagaagggatagACTTAAACTGACCTAGAGAAAAGTAATACAATATGacctaaaaatattatatatttttaaagatttaactcaaaattatttagggtaaaaaaaaattcatacaaTCAACTCTAAATTTTTAAGATAAAAACTTCATTGAATTGAGTTAACTATTTTCTTCCTTCTCCTTTTCTCCTTATCCAAACGGAGTTCAAGTTTTCCGTTACAATCCCTATCATGCTCACATGCTATTGGGCAACGTTAATGTCCTATCAAATCCTATTTTCTGTACTGGATGGTGGGACCCTTCAGATCTCCATTACAATAAGCAAACCAACAAAACAAGGCATCATGGGCTTGGggtcacctctctctctctctctctctctctctctccaacgGAGAAGAACCTTTGCCTAAACCCTTCCAGATCTCTCTTCCCATTTATTATATTCTTTCTTCTTCCTCGAGCAATTCACAAAGTGGGTTTCGCTGCCTTCTTATTATTTATGCTGTACTTCTTGTCATTTGTCCCCTGTTATTATTCTCTTTGGCTTTCTCACAGGCAAAACTTATGCAAGTTTGTTAGCTTTGGGTCAACTATTACATAGATTACTGTTGTCAACCTCATAATACTCTACAACCATGATTCCTTCATCATCATCTGCTACTAAAAACCCAATTACAACGATAGCTCCTCAAAACCCAAATTTATGTTTACCTACCCTAAGATTATCTCACTTCCACTTGAGACCGACTCAATGCTCTTTTCAAAATCAAAATCCCAACATCATCAACACACTTGCTAAACCCAGAACCCATCTTTTTGGAATAATTACCCCAAGTCCAGTTTTTCCCCAGAAGGGCAATATAAGCAGGGGATATGAGGAGAAGAGAGGTTTTGCCCAAGCGGGTGGCCAGCAGATGGCTTTATTATGTGGGTTTGGGTATTGGATGCAGGGTTTTAGGTGCTTTCCATGGTTGGCTCTCAACTTCCACATGGCCAACAATCTCAATCTGCACCCATCATTATTGCAGCTTGTGCAGTACTCTGCTAACCTTCCCATGGTGGCCAAGCCTCTATATGGAATCCTCTCTGATGCTATATCCATTGGTGGTGCTCATAGAATACCTTATATCCTCATTGGGGGTTAGTTCACATCTCTCTCTTCCCCTGTTTACTTGATGTGGTcctttttgtattttatatacaTTTAGGTTACTTTTGGTTGAGCTTAATGTGATAATTCCCATATATCGGCCGGCGGCTGTGGAGTGTGCCATTCCTGTTTCTGTCTCTGACCCAGGTGTGCCTGTGTTTTGCCTCAACGGAGAAAAAATTTGTAATGTAATTCCTATATTTGTATTGGCAGTGGAATGGTAATGGTGGCGGCTGAGGTAATAGTAGTGGTAGTGGCCTGGTGGTGATAGAGTGGGCAGAGGATAAGCGGTGATAGCGGTGATTAGGtcaagtggtggtggtggtgataggATTGAGATATTAGCTGGGTAATGGTGGTGGTATAAAAGGTTAATTGTCATttcattataataattttttcgctaaataatgtaattaaatatataatattatattttttattacgtCATACCAAACCAAACATAACCTTTAGCTCATACTATCAAGTGTTACCATGTTAATTGCTCCTTTTTGTCGTTATTCTTAACTTGTTATTTTAGATGTTTTTTATGTTTCATATCTTTTGTGATTTAATATTATTGTAGCATCTGCTGTTTGCTTCTTAGTTTGGTATGGCCCCTGTTTTATTCTAGTTCTGAGACTCTGTCTTTCTATTtcaatgtccaaatccaaaccttCTGCTAATAGGTTATGTGGAGTAAACTTAGTTTCACATTTCGAATTCCTGGGAATGTAAGAATAGTAAGTATATTTTACTTGGTTTTCTTTGACAGATTAGCATTACTAATCCTCAATTGTAAAGGCTTGCTTAAGTTTTAAACAATTGTTTTAATTGCGCTCTTTTAATCTTCCTATTGGCTTTTTCAAAAGGTTAAAAATTCATTTAGCATTCCATAATATGGTAAAAGCAAGGATTTAAGTGTATAATGTAAAATGATTCATATTTGGATTTACACAAACTTCATATTGCTTAAAAAAATTCCGTTTGCTTCTTAGATGGATGTTGTGCTGTCTTTTTTCTCCTGTGTTTCCAGTTGACTTGATAATCTTATGATTCTGCTGGTGAAGGCTTTGATACTAGCTGATCAATCAAACTAGATGAAGGTTCTGATAGAATTCAATTTCTCAGTCTTGATGCAGGTCCTATCTTGGGGGCCATTAGGATTCATCCCAGTTGCCCGTGAAGCCCTTCCTACTCTTCTGGCTTGTGTTCTTCTTGGTAATCTTGGCGCATCAATTACAGAAGTTGCAAAGGATGCTCTTGTTGCAGAGTATGGCCAAAAACACAAAAAGACAGGTCTCCAGTCCTATGCATTTATGGCTTCAGCTGTGGGTGGAATCCTAGGCAACTTACTTGGTGGTTGCTTCTTATTGAAAACACCACCACAAAACATGTTTATCATATTTGCCTTTTTATTATCTATTCAACTTACAATTTCATCGACAGCTAGGGAGGAGTCTCTGGGTTTATCACAACTATCACATCACATTTTTGCAAAGAAATCAATCTGGGAAAATATTGGAAAACAGCTAAGTGGTCTTAAAAAGGCATTACGTGAGGAATCCATCTCTTGCCCTCTTATTTGGATTGTTGCTTCCATTGCCACAGTCCCAGCTCTCTCAGGTTCTATCTTTTGCTATCAAATGCAATGTCTACATCTCGATCCTTCAGTTATAGGATTGTCACGAGTAATTGGCCAGTTGATGCTTCTTTCTATGTCTATACTCTATGACCGTTACTGGAAAGAAGTGCCCATGAGGAAATTGATAGGTGCAATGCAATTCCTCTATGCTGCTTCTCTTCTTCTTGACTTTGTTCTAGTGAGACAGATCAATCTTAGACATGGGATTCCCAATGAGGTATTTGTTTGTTGTTTTTCGGGTTTAGCAGAAACGCTTGCACAATTTAAGCTTCTTCCCTTTTCAGTATTACTGGCAAGTTTATGTCCCAAGGGTTTTGAAGGTTCCCTCACTTCTTTCTTGGCATCAGCATTGTGTTTGTCATCAATTCTTGGTGGGTTTTTGGGTGTTGGCCTAGCTTCCTTTATGGGAATAACAGCTGGTAATTACTCGAACCTGCCTATCGTAATTTTGATACAATTTGTTGCAGCATTACTGCCTTTGAGATGGATTCAGCTTGTACCCTCCCAACCTATAGTTAAGAAGGACAGAAAGAAAGGTGTAAGTAAAAGAACTCGAAAAAGCAGAAGGATTGGAAGAGTGGTCTTAGGCTCCATTTATGTTTACCGGCGAGAGAGAGAATCTGAGACACAGAGGTAAATGACTTTGCTTTGGCAAAACAGTGGCATATATTTTATGAAGAGGAGCAAAAATTCGAAGCACTTGGATTGTGCaagtctctggctgaagtattgataAGCTATCTGAGAAAGTGAAGAATATGAACTATAAAGTGCCATGAGTTTGTAAGGGTTATTCAGCCACAATTCAGATTGGAACTGTCTGTCAAATGATTTAAGACATGCAAAAGGTGACCAGTTTATTGAACAGCGTTATTGCTCTTCATATGTGCGTTCATCTCTGTGCTCCCTTGAGCAGGAAGTGTTATTATTACTTTATTAGGATATTGCTGATGGGTGTCAAGACCTGCTTTTTATTCACCGTGCAGCATGGAATTTGATTACCGGTGCACAGATGTGTAAATGTGTTACCCAAGCTTATCAATCAGGCAGCACAAGTGATGGTGATCAAGCAGAAAGGTATCCAAATGAATTGGGTCATCTCATTGCACTTTGTTTTGAAACTCTCCAGCAGAATCCTTTTGTGGTCTCGTGAAATTCTTGTATAACGGTAGTTTACCTACTGTTTAGTTTTACTGTTCACCAAAACTATTGGCCAAAGTCCACGAGTTGTTGTGATTGATATTACAAGGCTTCAGTTGTTATTATATGAATGTAGCAGCCCTGCTCACCATTGCTGCTTCTTGCAATAGGCGATTGTTTGCTTGGCAAAGTGTGTGAGCGTTGCTGAGGATGATTTACTGATCTATGAAACTTGAGCAATTGAACGCGCCCTATAAGTCTCAAACCATACAAATTAAAGGAAGCCGCAAGGAGCTGAAAATGGTCCCTTCTCAAACCATGGGTGCAGAAGCGCATCACACAGCTGATCTCGAAATGGCTTGGCCATTCACCTGCAAGTTGCAATAGCAAAATTTTGAGTCAAACCTAGGATTTTTTTGGCTAAGAGGCTGTTTGAACAATTATCAAATGAAATAATTCCCAAGTTGCGAAGGCTTTCCAACATTCTATATACAATCTGCATGACTAACACTTCTTCTAAGATGATCCCATTTGCCTCATAAAAACCTGACTGGAAGTCGGATGCATGCTTTCAATACTTTCCTGTTTTGTGTTAAAAACTAGAAACCAACGTACGTAACCAATAGAAGGTATTGCAGGGACTAGTAATAGGTAACCAAAAGTATAGGTGGTAATCAAGTTTCGAGTGTCAAGTTATAGCATTATACCACTGATGGCATGATACGATACCCGCAAAATTGGGATCCAGAAAATAGTCCATTGATCATCGATACTAGACATTACATCATACGCTGAAAATCGAGGGAATGAACAGTTCCCTTCATTTACATCAATTTAGGGGGTTCTCAGGTTCTAACTCAATAAGAAACTTGTAAGCTAGATTCTGCAGCTCAAGATTACCATGCAATATGGAAGCATTAACAAGAGCCCCCCAAGCACTTGGACCAGGCATCATCGGCATTTTTTTAATAGAATCTTGATGCTAGTCCAAGCTGGCCTGGTCAACCTAACGAATCCACAACACAAGCGCAAATCTCAACAGTCGGCTTAACTAATTCCATATTCACTAATTGCAGAGTTATAGATACGAAGGCCTTCATCTACCAATCCTGACCTGCCACAAGCAGAAAAAACCCCTACTACTGTTATCATGTCTGGTTTATTCCCTTTCTGAAGCATTCTATCATATACAAAGACAGCTTCCTCTTCCTTCCCATGCAATCCATGTCCAGAAATCATGGAACTCCAGAAGATTGCATCTCTACAAAGAGACCTCAAACACTTGTCTTGCATAATTCAAATTACCACACACTTGGAATAAACTTCAATCAAAGCGCTACATAAAAGACGCGTCATGATTCAGTTTTCTTCTGATTGCATATCTATGAATTGGTTTCCTACCAGTTTAAACCAGGAAGTGAGCCACAAGTACGAAGAACACTCTCTAGGGACACCCTCTTAGGTTCTACACCATCCTTCATATGAATTTCATGAAAAAGAACCAAGGCTTCTTTCAGAGCTCCATCTTGCACAGAACCATTGATCATTGCCTCCCAGACACATAcatttctcctcttccttctatCAGACACTTGTTTACCCGCGTCAACTTTATTGTTCCTCGAATACATATCAATCAAACAACATCCAAATGAATATCTGAACCCGAGACCTCCCAACACAATTCATTTCTTACAATGAACCCATTAAGCTTCCTTCTATAACCCATCTtcccaatatcaatattacacaaatGCAAAAGACTTAAAACTGTAAATGCACCAGGCTTGAACATTTCAATTTTCATATATTTAACGGATCCTATAATCTCCTTATTGAAATTACGATCCCCCCGCATCCGCATATCCTGCTGTAACAACATTCCAAGAACTCGCATTTCTTTCTGGC
The Hevea brasiliensis isolate MT/VB/25A 57/8 chromosome 15, ASM3005281v1, whole genome shotgun sequence genome window above contains:
- the LOC110660108 gene encoding probable folate-biopterin transporter 8, chloroplastic isoform X1; translated protein: MIPSSSSATKNPITTIAPQNPNLCLPTLRLSHFHLRPTQCSFQNQNPNIINTLAKPRTHLFGIITPSPVFPQKGNISRGYEEKRGFAQAGGQQMALLCGFGYWMQGFRCFPWLALNFHMANNLNLHPSLLQLVQYSANLPMVAKPLYGILSDAISIGGAHRIPYILIGVLMQVLSWGPLGFIPVAREALPTLLACVLLGNLGASITEVAKDALVAEYGQKHKKTGLQSYAFMASAVGGILGNLLGGCFLLKTPPQNMFIIFAFLLSIQLTISSTAREESLGLSQLSHHIFAKKSIWENIGKQLSGLKKALREESISCPLIWIVASIATVPALSGSIFCYQMQCLHLDPSVIGLSRVIGQLMLLSMSILYDRYWKEVPMRKLIGAMQFLYAASLLLDFVLVRQINLRHGIPNEVFVCCFSGLAETLAQFKLLPFSVLLASLCPKGFEGSLTSFLASALCLSSILGGFLGVGLASFMGITAGNYSNLPIVILIQFVAALLPLRWIQLVPSQPIVKKDRKKGVSKRTRKSRRIGRVVLGSIYVYRRERESETQR
- the LOC110660108 gene encoding probable folate-biopterin transporter 8, chloroplastic isoform X2 yields the protein MLYPLVVLIEYLISSLGVLSWGPLGFIPVAREALPTLLACVLLGNLGASITEVAKDALVAEYGQKHKKTGLQSYAFMASAVGGILGNLLGGCFLLKTPPQNMFIIFAFLLSIQLTISSTAREESLGLSQLSHHIFAKKSIWENIGKQLSGLKKALREESISCPLIWIVASIATVPALSGSIFCYQMQCLHLDPSVIGLSRVIGQLMLLSMSILYDRYWKEVPMRKLIGAMQFLYAASLLLDFVLVRQINLRHGIPNEVFVCCFSGLAETLAQFKLLPFSVLLASLCPKGFEGSLTSFLASALCLSSILGGFLGVGLASFMGITAGNYSNLPIVILIQFVAALLPLRWIQLVPSQPIVKKDRKKGVSKRTRKSRRIGRVVLGSIYVYRRERESETQR